In a single window of the Nocardioides massiliensis genome:
- a CDS encoding glutaredoxin family protein, translated as MSAEKASSARVRVYTRPGCHLCDQAIAVVAAVCGELGETWETVDITSDAARDEGLLERFHDEIPVTFVDGRQHDFWRVDADRLRAALAGGPERRRWWRRRA; from the coding sequence GTGAGCGCGGAGAAGGCCTCGTCGGCGCGCGTCCGGGTCTACACCCGTCCCGGGTGCCACCTGTGCGACCAGGCGATCGCCGTGGTCGCGGCCGTGTGCGGCGAGCTCGGTGAGACCTGGGAGACCGTCGACATCACCAGCGACGCCGCGCGCGACGAGGGGCTGCTCGAGCGCTTCCACGACGAGATCCCGGTGACCTTCGTCGACGGACGCCAGCACGACTTCTGGCGCGTCGATGCCGACCGGCTGCGGGCGGCGCTCGCGGGTGGGCCGGAGCGGCGCCGGTGGTGGCGCCGACGGGCATAG
- a CDS encoding redox-sensing transcriptional repressor Rex has product MPGTGGAAGGAAIPEATVARLPVYLRALTALADAGTTTCSSEELAAAAGVNSAKLRKDLSYLGSYGTRGVGYDVEYLRYQIAREIGVTQDWPVVIVGIGNLGHALANYSGFRSRGFRVVALLDAAEARQGEQVAGLPIRGFDDLEAVVAEHGVAIGVVATPADAAQQVCDRLVAAGVTSILNFAPTVLAVPAGVDVRKVDLSIELQILAFHEQRKAQQALGQIVDGAAAGPAEVEVEAVPVPDAGKAVIA; this is encoded by the coding sequence CTGCCGGGGACCGGTGGGGCCGCCGGTGGCGCCGCGATCCCGGAGGCGACCGTCGCCCGGCTGCCCGTCTACCTGCGGGCCCTCACGGCCCTCGCCGACGCCGGCACGACGACCTGCTCCAGCGAGGAGCTCGCTGCGGCGGCCGGGGTCAACAGCGCGAAGCTGCGCAAGGACCTCTCCTACCTCGGCTCCTACGGCACCCGCGGTGTCGGCTACGACGTGGAGTACCTCCGCTACCAGATCGCGCGCGAGATCGGCGTGACCCAGGACTGGCCCGTGGTCATCGTCGGGATCGGAAACCTCGGCCATGCGCTCGCCAACTACTCCGGCTTCCGCTCCCGCGGGTTCCGCGTCGTCGCCCTGCTCGACGCCGCCGAGGCCCGGCAGGGCGAGCAGGTCGCCGGGCTGCCGATCCGCGGCTTCGACGACCTCGAGGCCGTCGTGGCCGAGCACGGCGTCGCGATCGGCGTCGTCGCGACCCCGGCGGACGCCGCCCAGCAGGTCTGCGACCGGCTGGTGGCCGCCGGCGTGACCAGCATCCTCAACTTCGCGCCCACCGTGCTCGCGGTGCCGGCGGGGGTCGACGTGCGCAAGGTCGACCTCTCCATCGAGCTGCAGATCCTGGCCTTCCACGAGCAGCGCAAGGCCCAGCAGGCGCTCGGCCAGATCGTCGACGGTGCCGCCGCCGGGCCCGCCGAGGTCGAGGTCGAGGCCGTCCCGGTCCCCGATGCCGGCAAGGCGGTGATCGCGTGA
- a CDS encoding glutamyl-tRNA reductase, translated as MSVLVLGVSHKSAPVAVLEQLALDGDGVGKLLDDVLGCEHVTEATVLATCNRLEVYADVDRFHGSVETLSRLLCERSGVPTEDVLPHLYVHYDDGAVAHLFHVVSGLDSMVLGEGQILSQARDALRVGQEHGSVGSTLNVLFQQAFRVAKRAHAETDIDRVAPSLVSAALERAVELLGPLAGRTALVIGAGAMSSLAVATLNRLGVEGLTVVNRDAERGVRLAEQYGGSGSTWERIPALLADADVVVSCTGATSTVLAATTVVEARTDRADPLVLVDLALPHDIEPEVALVPGVSLIDLARLAEDLRGTAVTDEVTQVREIVAEEVAAFLRARRAASVTPTVVALRSMATDVVDAEIDRLGSRLPDLDLDARREVEHTIRRVADKLLHQPTVRVKELADRSGAVSYAAALAELFALDPETVEAVTRVEGIDE; from the coding sequence GTGAGCGTCCTGGTGCTGGGGGTCTCCCACAAGAGTGCGCCCGTGGCGGTGCTCGAGCAGCTCGCGCTCGACGGCGACGGCGTCGGCAAGCTGCTCGACGACGTCCTGGGCTGCGAGCACGTCACCGAGGCGACGGTGCTGGCGACCTGCAACCGGCTCGAGGTCTACGCCGACGTCGACCGGTTCCACGGCAGCGTCGAGACGCTGAGCCGGCTGCTGTGCGAGCGCAGCGGCGTCCCCACCGAGGACGTGCTGCCGCACCTCTACGTCCACTACGACGACGGTGCCGTCGCCCACCTCTTCCACGTCGTGTCCGGCCTGGACTCGATGGTCCTCGGGGAGGGCCAGATCCTGTCCCAGGCACGCGACGCGCTACGGGTGGGCCAGGAGCACGGCTCGGTCGGCTCGACCCTCAACGTGCTGTTCCAGCAGGCGTTCCGCGTCGCCAAGCGCGCGCACGCAGAGACCGACATCGACCGGGTCGCGCCGTCGCTGGTCAGCGCCGCGCTCGAGCGGGCCGTGGAGCTCCTCGGTCCCCTCGCCGGGCGTACGGCGCTGGTGATCGGCGCCGGCGCCATGTCGTCGCTCGCGGTCGCCACGCTCAACCGCCTGGGCGTCGAGGGCCTCACTGTCGTCAACCGTGACGCCGAGCGCGGGGTGCGCCTGGCCGAGCAGTACGGCGGCAGTGGCAGCACGTGGGAGCGGATCCCGGCCCTGCTCGCCGACGCCGACGTGGTCGTGTCCTGCACCGGCGCGACCAGCACCGTGCTCGCGGCGACCACCGTCGTCGAGGCCCGCACCGACCGCGCCGACCCGCTCGTGCTGGTCGACCTGGCGCTGCCCCACGACATCGAACCCGAGGTCGCGCTGGTCCCGGGCGTCTCCCTCATCGACCTCGCCCGGCTGGCCGAGGACCTGCGCGGCACCGCCGTCACCGACGAGGTGACCCAGGTGCGCGAGATCGTGGCCGAGGAGGTCGCCGCCTTCCTGCGGGCCCGCCGGGCCGCCAGCGTGACGCCGACCGTCGTCGCCCTGCGCTCCATGGCCACCGACGTCGTCGACGCGGAGATCGACCGCCTCGGCTCGCGCCTGCCCGACCTCGACCTCGACGCGCGCCGCGAGGTCGAGCACACCATCCGTCGGGTCGCCGACAAGCTCCTGCACCAGCCGACGGTGCGGGTGAAGGAGCTCGCCGACCGGTCGGGGGCGGTCTCCTACGCGGCCGCCCTGGCCGAGCTGTTCGCCCTGGACCCCGAGACCGTCGAGGCCGTGACGCGTGTGGAGGGGATCGACGAATGA
- the hemC gene encoding hydroxymethylbilane synthase, which translates to MSQTLSSETAVLRVGTRASRLARTQSGHVADAITAALGVPTELVDVTTHGDISRAPLASMGGTGVFVSALREALLAGEVDIAVHSLKDIPTAPAPGIVLAAVPVREDPRDAVIARDGLTLGELPPGSTVGTGSPRRRSQLAALGLGLELRELRGNVDTRIGKVRDGELDAIILARAGLSRIGRADEATEVLDPLQMLPAPGQGALAVECRADDERAAAITAALDDAATRAAVTAERAVLAVLEAGCSAPVGALAEVAEGEDGDELWIRAVVLAPDGSVAIRRSANGDPASAYDVGAQLAASMLDEGAADLMNDLTSGDAPPGTP; encoded by the coding sequence ATGAGCCAGACCCTGTCGAGCGAGACCGCGGTGCTGCGCGTCGGCACCCGCGCCTCCCGGCTCGCACGCACCCAGAGCGGCCATGTCGCCGACGCGATCACGGCCGCCCTCGGCGTACCCACCGAGCTCGTCGACGTGACCACCCACGGCGACATCTCCCGCGCGCCGCTGGCCTCGATGGGCGGCACCGGCGTGTTCGTCTCCGCGCTGCGCGAGGCGCTCCTCGCCGGTGAGGTCGACATCGCCGTGCACTCGCTCAAGGACATCCCGACCGCCCCGGCGCCGGGCATCGTGCTCGCTGCCGTGCCGGTCCGCGAGGACCCCCGCGACGCGGTGATCGCGCGCGACGGTCTCACCCTCGGTGAGCTCCCGCCCGGCAGCACGGTCGGCACGGGCTCCCCGCGCCGGCGCTCCCAGCTCGCCGCACTCGGGCTGGGCCTGGAGCTGCGCGAGCTGCGCGGCAACGTCGACACCCGCATCGGCAAGGTCCGCGACGGTGAGCTCGACGCGATCATCCTGGCTCGTGCCGGGCTCTCCCGCATCGGCCGCGCCGACGAGGCCACCGAGGTGCTCGACCCGCTGCAGATGCTGCCCGCCCCCGGGCAGGGTGCGCTCGCGGTCGAGTGCCGCGCCGACGACGAGCGTGCCGCGGCCATCACCGCCGCCCTCGACGACGCCGCGACCCGGGCCGCCGTGACGGCCGAGCGCGCGGTGCTCGCCGTGCTCGAGGCCGGCTGCTCCGCCCCGGTCGGCGCGCTCGCCGAGGTCGCCGAGGGCGAGGACGGCGACGAGCTGTGGATCCGCGCGGTCGTGCTGGCTCCCGACGGGTCCGTCGCGATCCGTCGCTCCGCCAACGGCGACCCCGCCTCGGCGTACGACGTGGGGGCCCAGCTGGCCGCCTCCATGCTCGACGAGGGCGCCGCAGACCTGATGAACGACCTGACCTCCGGCGACGCTCCGCCGGGCACGCCCTGA
- a CDS encoding uroporphyrinogen-III synthase, which yields MTKQATQTVSAVQPAAEPTPDTKTPRAARTSTPKVVPQRVAFVGSGPGDPDLLTVRAVELLRSAEIVITEVPGHEDLVRVVVGAGEVPEFVDGGFGEDGQPLTHAARAKVVVKQVKTGRRVVRLISGDPFVYASGPEEAQACAKAGLAFEIVPGVSAVTAVPAYAGIPLTTKTQREVAVVTCGEAKVDWKQYADDRTLVLLSAVGQIAEISEALMSAGRSADTPVSMTRVGTTTDQRTVISTLASIAADAREARMTPPAVIVVGDVVDLRDALSWFETKPLFGWRVLVPRTKEQAASLTLSLRSHGAVPEEVPTISVEPPRNPQQMDKAIHGLVEGRYKWVAFTSVNAVRAVREKFDEYGLDARAFSGLKIAAVGDKTADAIAAWGLRADLVPSGEQSAAGLLADWPPYDEVLDPLNRVFLPRADIATENLVAGLIDLGWEVDDVTAYRTVRAAPPPAPVREAIKSGKFDAVVFTSSSTVRNLVGIAGKPHPTTVIAAIGPATAKTAEEHGLRVDVMASKPSVEVLVEALADFGATRRLSLIEAGEPVTKPSERRPAGRRKAKSSS from the coding sequence GTGACCAAGCAGGCAACCCAGACCGTGTCCGCCGTGCAGCCCGCGGCGGAGCCCACCCCTGACACGAAGACCCCGCGCGCGGCGAGGACGAGTACGCCGAAGGTGGTGCCGCAACGGGTGGCGTTCGTCGGGAGTGGTCCGGGCGACCCGGACCTGCTGACCGTGCGTGCCGTCGAGCTGCTGCGCTCCGCCGAGATCGTCATCACCGAGGTGCCCGGCCACGAGGACCTCGTCCGCGTCGTCGTCGGCGCCGGCGAGGTGCCGGAGTTCGTCGACGGCGGCTTCGGTGAGGACGGTCAGCCCCTGACCCACGCGGCCCGCGCGAAGGTCGTCGTCAAGCAGGTCAAGACCGGGCGGCGCGTGGTCCGGCTGATCTCGGGCGACCCGTTCGTCTACGCCTCCGGCCCCGAGGAGGCCCAGGCGTGCGCCAAGGCCGGCCTCGCGTTCGAGATCGTGCCGGGCGTGTCGGCCGTGACGGCGGTGCCGGCGTACGCCGGGATCCCGCTGACCACCAAGACCCAGCGCGAGGTCGCCGTGGTCACCTGCGGTGAGGCGAAGGTCGACTGGAAGCAGTACGCCGACGACCGCACCCTCGTGCTGCTCTCCGCCGTGGGACAGATCGCGGAGATCTCCGAGGCGCTGATGAGCGCCGGCCGCTCCGCCGACACCCCCGTGTCGATGACCCGCGTCGGCACGACCACCGACCAGCGCACCGTCATCTCCACCCTCGCCTCGATCGCCGCCGACGCCCGCGAGGCGCGGATGACGCCGCCGGCCGTGATCGTCGTCGGCGACGTGGTCGACCTGCGCGACGCGCTGTCGTGGTTCGAGACCAAGCCGCTGTTCGGCTGGCGGGTGCTCGTGCCGCGCACCAAGGAGCAGGCTGCGTCGCTGACGCTCAGCCTGCGCAGCCACGGTGCCGTGCCCGAGGAGGTGCCCACCATCTCCGTCGAGCCGCCGCGCAACCCCCAGCAGATGGACAAGGCCATCCACGGCCTGGTCGAGGGTCGCTACAAGTGGGTCGCGTTCACCTCGGTCAACGCCGTGCGCGCCGTGCGGGAGAAGTTCGACGAGTACGGCCTCGACGCCCGCGCCTTCTCCGGGCTGAAGATCGCCGCGGTCGGCGACAAGACCGCCGACGCCATCGCCGCGTGGGGCCTGCGCGCCGACCTCGTGCCCTCGGGTGAGCAGTCCGCGGCCGGGCTGCTGGCCGACTGGCCGCCGTACGACGAGGTGCTCGACCCGCTCAACCGGGTCTTCCTGCCGCGCGCCGACATCGCCACCGAGAACCTGGTCGCGGGTCTGATCGACCTCGGCTGGGAGGTCGACGACGTGACCGCCTACCGCACCGTGCGGGCCGCTCCGCCGCCGGCGCCGGTGCGCGAGGCGATCAAAAGCGGCAAGTTCGACGCGGTCGTGTTCACCTCGTCCTCGACGGTGCGCAACCTGGTCGGCATCGCCGGCAAGCCGCACCCGACCACGGTGATCGCCGCGATCGGGCCGGCCACCGCGAAGACCGCCGAGGAGCACGGCCTGCGCGTCGACGTGATGGCGTCGAAGCCGTCGGTCGAGGTGCTGGTGGAGGCGCTCGCCGACTTCGGTGCCACCCGTCGGCTGTCGCTGATCGAGGCCGGTGAGCCCGTGACGAAGCCGTCCGAGCGCCGGCCGGCCGGGCGCCGCAAGGCCAAGTCGTCGTCGTGA
- the hemB gene encoding porphobilinogen synthase produces MTDASTAGTPGPFASAAGAPGGFPTVRPRRLRRTPALRRLVAETHVRPEQLVLPVFVAEGATEQRPVASMPGVVQHTRDSLRAEVVRAAEAGLGGVMLFGVPASKDPVGSGATDPQGILNVAIADVVAEVGDALPVMSDLCLDEFTDHGHCGLLDSRGAVDNDATLEAYAAMALAQADAGVDLVGPSGMMDGQVGVVRTALDAAGHTDVGILAYAAKYASAFYGPFREAVDSSLVGDRRTYQQDPANAREGVREALLDVAEGADLVMVKPALGYLDVLQRVAEAVPVPVAAYQVSGEYAMLEAAAAHGWIDREAAILESLVSIRRAGADIVLTYWALEVARLLR; encoded by the coding sequence GTGACCGACGCCTCGACCGCAGGGACCCCCGGCCCGTTCGCCAGCGCGGCGGGTGCGCCGGGGGGCTTCCCCACGGTCCGACCGCGCCGCCTGCGGCGTACCCCTGCCCTGCGGCGGCTGGTCGCCGAGACCCACGTGCGGCCCGAGCAGCTGGTGCTGCCGGTCTTCGTCGCCGAGGGCGCGACCGAGCAGCGGCCGGTCGCGAGCATGCCCGGCGTCGTCCAGCACACCCGCGACTCGCTGCGCGCCGAGGTCGTCCGGGCCGCGGAGGCGGGTCTCGGTGGGGTGATGCTCTTCGGAGTGCCCGCGTCGAAGGACCCGGTGGGCTCGGGGGCGACCGACCCGCAGGGAATCCTCAACGTCGCGATCGCCGACGTCGTCGCCGAGGTCGGTGACGCGCTGCCCGTGATGAGCGACCTGTGCCTCGACGAGTTCACCGACCACGGGCACTGCGGCCTGCTCGACAGCCGCGGTGCGGTCGACAACGACGCGACCCTGGAGGCGTACGCCGCGATGGCGCTCGCCCAGGCCGACGCCGGCGTCGACCTCGTCGGGCCGAGCGGGATGATGGACGGCCAGGTCGGGGTCGTGCGCACGGCGCTCGACGCGGCCGGCCACACGGACGTGGGGATCCTCGCCTACGCCGCGAAGTACGCCTCGGCGTTCTACGGCCCGTTCCGCGAGGCGGTCGACTCCAGCCTCGTCGGCGACCGGCGCACCTACCAGCAGGACCCGGCCAACGCCCGCGAGGGCGTGCGCGAGGCCCTGCTCGATGTCGCCGAGGGCGCCGACCTGGTGATGGTGAAGCCCGCGCTGGGCTACCTCGACGTGCTGCAGCGCGTCGCCGAGGCGGTGCCGGTGCCCGTGGCGGCGTACCAGGTCTCGGGGGAGTACGCCATGCTCGAGGCCGCCGCCGCCCACGGATGGATCGACCGCGAGGCCGCGATCCTGGAGTCGCTGGTCTCCATCCGGCGCGCGGGCGCCGACATCGTGCTGACCTACTGGGCGCTCGAGGTCGCGCGGCTCCTGCGCTGA
- a CDS encoding nucleotidyltransferase family protein: protein MTTTAAAQRLRAVLEQHGEQVSAILSRYAATNPRLFGSVARGDAREDSDVDLLVDLVPDAGNELLRVAGMSEELSDLLGVRVDVVAESLLRKEVSATAVAEAEAV from the coding sequence ATGACCACCACCGCAGCTGCTCAGCGACTTCGCGCTGTCTTGGAGCAGCATGGTGAACAGGTGTCGGCCATTTTGAGCAGGTACGCCGCCACCAATCCGCGGCTCTTCGGTTCGGTTGCTCGCGGAGACGCCCGCGAGGACAGCGACGTCGATCTGCTCGTGGATCTGGTTCCAGATGCGGGCAACGAGTTGCTGCGCGTCGCTGGCATGTCCGAGGAGCTCTCCGATCTGCTCGGAGTGAGGGTGGATGTCGTTGCTGAGAGCCTTCTCCGGAAGGAGGTCTCCGCGACCGCGGTGGCCGAAGCGGAGGCAGTGTGA
- a CDS encoding HepT-like ribonuclease domain-containing protein has translation MSRTRHQRFADIRAAIDRCRSYQQYLDSPELGAMAYDAVLRNLAVIGEAVKALPTEIKAAHDEVPWASIAGLRNVVVHEYFRVDPDLIHDVVTNHLTLLAEAVNEIG, from the coding sequence GTGAGCCGGACACGGCACCAGCGGTTCGCCGACATTCGAGCTGCCATCGACCGCTGCCGATCCTACCAGCAGTACTTGGACTCGCCCGAGCTCGGCGCGATGGCGTACGACGCCGTCCTGCGAAACCTGGCGGTTATCGGCGAAGCAGTGAAGGCCCTGCCGACCGAGATCAAGGCTGCCCACGACGAGGTTCCATGGGCGTCGATCGCCGGGTTGCGCAACGTGGTGGTGCATGAGTACTTCCGGGTGGACCCCGACCTGATCCACGACGTGGTGACCAACCATCTCACGTTGCTGGCCGAGGCGGTCAATGAGATTGGATGA
- a CDS encoding TIGR02677 family protein, with protein MIDSAPDEGGAGTYGPFAYLAAPNAALYRRVMRGLMREKERFTVHVRAEQVYAALLRDGGDPVTEEAVAEALERLAQPSWGNVLAFPDSSRVTAVEDFYRRRMLYQMSRPGEAAERALAAYDAALGSRGALQSVALEDIVALLTRLRDLTVAPGGEPDLAVVHQTLRSLRERFSELAENAVAFMGSIQRTLDLHDADVEAFLAYKEQLIDYLERFINDLLVRGAAIADLLAAVTPTTVERLATIAAEREARDAAPGEAALVRTEARETWLRQWSGLSEWFVSTPGRESEAKLLRARARAAIPALLAVVRSLHERSGGRTDRTQDFITLARWFATLPDDGDRHRLWRTAFGLTPVRHLSVTAETRARWEEGVLGNATAWADAPAVQISPQLRRTGSYERRGKPARVADRSKARALLAERARREAEQTAAARRRILTGGPKPLSAFGVLDPEAFRLFLALLGDALAALGPTGDTAAVHTSDGALTVTLTRTPGARLAVISTPDGELVGPDHLVEIGSAADGAMDGAP; from the coding sequence GTGATCGACTCCGCACCGGACGAGGGTGGCGCGGGCACGTACGGACCGTTCGCCTACCTGGCCGCGCCGAATGCCGCGCTCTATCGACGGGTCATGCGCGGGCTCATGCGGGAGAAGGAGCGGTTCACCGTCCACGTCCGCGCCGAGCAGGTGTACGCCGCCCTGCTCCGCGACGGCGGTGATCCGGTCACTGAGGAAGCGGTGGCCGAGGCACTCGAACGTCTGGCCCAGCCGAGCTGGGGCAACGTGCTGGCCTTTCCCGACTCCAGTCGGGTCACCGCGGTGGAGGACTTCTACCGACGCCGGATGCTCTACCAGATGTCGCGGCCCGGCGAAGCCGCCGAACGCGCGCTCGCGGCCTACGACGCGGCCCTGGGCAGTCGGGGTGCGTTGCAGTCGGTCGCGCTGGAGGACATCGTCGCGCTGCTGACGCGGCTGCGCGACCTCACGGTGGCACCCGGTGGCGAGCCCGATCTGGCCGTGGTGCACCAGACGCTGCGGAGCCTGCGGGAGCGGTTCAGCGAGTTGGCTGAGAACGCGGTGGCCTTCATGGGATCGATCCAACGGACCCTCGACCTGCATGACGCCGATGTCGAGGCGTTCCTGGCCTACAAGGAGCAGTTGATCGACTACCTCGAGCGGTTCATCAACGATCTGCTCGTCCGCGGGGCTGCGATCGCCGATCTACTCGCAGCCGTCACCCCGACGACCGTGGAGCGCCTGGCCACCATCGCCGCCGAACGTGAGGCGAGAGACGCGGCTCCGGGGGAGGCCGCGCTGGTGCGCACGGAGGCCCGCGAGACGTGGCTGCGCCAATGGTCGGGGCTCTCCGAGTGGTTCGTCAGCACACCCGGACGCGAGTCGGAGGCCAAGCTCCTGCGTGCCCGCGCACGTGCCGCCATCCCCGCTCTGTTGGCTGTGGTCCGCTCGCTCCACGAGCGATCAGGTGGACGCACCGACCGCACCCAGGACTTCATCACCCTGGCGCGGTGGTTCGCCACGTTGCCCGACGACGGCGACCGTCACCGGCTGTGGCGTACGGCGTTCGGCCTGACGCCCGTACGGCACCTGAGCGTGACGGCCGAGACCCGGGCCAGGTGGGAGGAAGGTGTGCTGGGCAACGCCACGGCGTGGGCCGACGCACCTGCGGTGCAGATCAGCCCCCAGCTGCGACGCACGGGTTCCTACGAGCGGCGCGGCAAGCCGGCGCGCGTGGCCGACCGCTCCAAGGCCCGAGCGCTGCTGGCCGAGCGCGCCCGCCGCGAGGCCGAGCAGACCGCTGCCGCGCGACGACGGATCCTCACGGGTGGTCCCAAGCCGCTGTCGGCGTTCGGCGTGCTTGACCCCGAGGCGTTCCGGCTGTTCCTCGCTCTGCTCGGCGACGCGCTCGCGGCGCTGGGGCCGACCGGTGACACCGCGGCCGTGCACACCTCCGACGGAGCGCTCACCGTCACCCTCACCCGGACGCCGGGCGCGAGGCTCGCCGTCATCTCGACACCCGACGGCGAACTCGTCGGGCCCGACCACCTCGTCGAGATCGGCTCCGCAGCCGACGGTGCTATGGATGGTGCACCGTGA
- a CDS encoding TIGR02678 family protein produces the protein MSVLDLGSRITDTLAEHDVDGRVRALRALLLRPVLRAQADGELFRLARRHADWLREWCQRETGWRLVVEPQTVRLFMSAIADGPTSVAIAERQPARARKGDPPFTRRRYVLLCLTLAVLERSDPQIALGRLAEELVLVATLPGLESVEFTLGNREERSDLVAAIRLLLDHGVLARVAGDEESYAAGSGDALYDVDRRVLAAMLSTAHSPGLVAAALGPAPRIDKIEAALHAPPTAYTEDETNRQLRHAVSRRLLLEPVVYYDDLPADERAYLVSQRVGLTRRLGEATGLVPELRAEGIALVDPDDQLTDRRMPEQGTDGHATLLLAEHLAANGAVELTALRRLAKRLAKDHAAYWRRSTREPGAENAIVADALDRLVGLGLVRVDRGDAETVVHPLPALARFAVTRPTVHEGRRR, from the coding sequence GTGAGTGTCCTCGATCTCGGCTCCCGGATCACGGACACGCTGGCGGAGCACGACGTCGACGGTCGGGTCCGCGCCCTGCGGGCGCTGCTGCTGCGCCCCGTGCTGCGGGCCCAGGCCGACGGCGAGCTCTTCCGGTTGGCGCGCCGGCACGCCGACTGGTTGCGCGAGTGGTGCCAGCGCGAGACCGGCTGGCGGCTGGTCGTCGAGCCGCAGACGGTCCGGCTGTTCATGTCGGCCATCGCGGACGGACCGACGTCGGTCGCCATCGCCGAACGTCAACCGGCACGTGCCCGCAAGGGCGATCCGCCGTTCACCCGGCGCCGCTACGTCCTGCTGTGCCTGACGTTGGCCGTGCTCGAGCGCTCTGACCCGCAGATCGCGCTCGGTCGGCTGGCCGAGGAGCTCGTGCTGGTGGCGACGCTCCCGGGCCTGGAGAGCGTGGAGTTCACCCTGGGCAACCGCGAGGAGCGTTCCGACCTGGTCGCGGCGATCCGCTTGCTCCTCGACCACGGCGTCTTGGCGCGGGTGGCCGGCGACGAGGAGTCCTACGCCGCCGGCAGCGGCGACGCGCTCTACGACGTCGATCGTCGGGTGCTGGCCGCGATGCTGTCCACGGCACACAGCCCGGGTCTCGTGGCAGCCGCGCTCGGACCCGCCCCGCGCATCGACAAGATCGAAGCAGCCCTCCACGCGCCCCCGACCGCCTACACCGAGGACGAGACCAACCGCCAGCTTCGGCACGCCGTCTCGCGGCGACTGCTGCTCGAGCCGGTCGTCTACTACGACGACCTCCCCGCAGACGAACGCGCCTACCTGGTCAGTCAACGCGTCGGGCTCACACGGCGGCTGGGCGAAGCGACCGGTCTCGTCCCAGAGCTGCGCGCCGAGGGCATCGCCCTGGTCGACCCCGACGACCAGCTGACCGACCGGCGGATGCCCGAGCAGGGCACCGACGGACATGCCACGCTCCTGCTGGCCGAGCACCTGGCAGCCAACGGGGCGGTCGAGCTGACGGCGCTGCGCAGACTGGCCAAGCGATTGGCCAAGGACCATGCCGCCTACTGGCGCAGGAGCACCCGGGAGCCCGGCGCGGAGAATGCGATCGTCGCCGACGCGCTCGACCGCCTGGTGGGACTCGGTTTGGTCCGCGTCGACCGCGGCGATGCCGAGACCGTCGTACACCCGCTTCCGGCATTGGCACGCTTCGCCGTGACCCGACCGACCGTCCATGAAGGGAGACGCCGATGA